The sequence below is a genomic window from Humulus lupulus chromosome 3, drHumLupu1.1, whole genome shotgun sequence.
AAGGCTACATGCCTATTTGCATGAAGCCGACATAGCCAGGACCTTCGCCACGCGATCGGCTGTCAGGCTCAAACCAGAGCTGACAACCCCTTCAAGGCCTATGGTCAAGGAAAAGAAATAAGTATAGTTAGAAAACTTTATGAGAGGGGTAAATACaagtaaaaaataacataaaagaaaaatatttatatatgtatatatgcagGCAGAAAAGGCTTACTTGATGTGGTGAAACACGTATGCTGAGTAGATACACTATTGGTGTAAAAAAATCGCTCTTTCACGAATCCCTATTGGAAATAGAGTCCTCTACGAGGGGGTACCTTGTGAGAGCCACAACTTTCTGGAGCTGATAGAAGCCACGGGCTGTTGGGTTCACCCTCAAAGTAAACAGATGATGGACCTCTTTCATGGAGGGCCCCCGAAAGTCCATTTTCTTATATAACACATACAAATAACTCAGCGCAACCCAAGAGTTGGGAGACAGCCAAAAAGGTGCTAGCTTGAAATAGTTAAGTATCCTAACGAAGGAGTGAAGTGGCAAGAACCCTCCAGATTTGATCAATGAGTCGTTGAAAGCTATAAGCCCCTCAGGCGGCTCAGACGCATGGTCGTTACGCGATGGAATGACGAAGGTGATgtccagtgatagttgatgggcCTTCAGCATGATAGAAAGCTTAATCTGGGTAAGAGTAGAATCGATGCTCACGTTCTTGGAATCATCAAGGATCTCCATCGACATGTTTGATACCTAGACAGAAACAACAGGAGGTTCGTGGGCAACTGACTTCATCAACCTCCTAGAATACCCTTTACATGTCCTACGTCTACCCGCATACTGCTTGACCCTATGACGTTCGGTCATGGAAAGACGAAGAAATGAGGGAAAACCCATGGAGGGAAACTCAGGTTCAAATGGATCACAAACATACCCTCATGGGTAGGACCCCCAGAGCCTGGGGCTCCATCGCCATAGGAAGATGGAGGTTCAGGTGGCAGGTTTTCCTTTAGGTAAGCGATTTCAGCTATGAAATCTTGAAGGGTTGATTTTAGTCTAGAGACATATGTTTCGTGCCATGGGGAGAAACCTGAACCCCCACCACTGGTAACGAATGCGAGTTCACTCTCAAGGCCCCGTGTCTTCTGCTTGAGGTAGGATAACCTCTGCAGGTAGAGCATTCGCACACCCGCATTTGCAAAGGGTTGGAAAACGTCGGCCTCAGAGTCGGAAGATGACAACTTGATAAGCTTAACGTCAGGCGGGACTTTAAAAGACCTTCCAGACGTCATAGGCAAGCTAAGACTCGACGACATGTGTGCGTGAAGACAACCCTATATCTAACATGAGTGTAAAGGGTGTAAGATGGGGACCCACGTATACGCGCCTTACACACCATGGGAACAAAGATCTCTTAAGGAACAAGTACATACTAACCTATGGCCCTACCCTCGTGTAAAAGATAAAAGAGACACGCATATCACTAGGGAAGGAAGGTATACCTTGGTGCATGTATGCAAGTCTGCAGATGTGCGAGAATAGGCTTTTGGGCATGTGAAGAGGGGTCAAGCGATAGGCAAGAGCGGACCTTTAGAAATGTGAGAATGTCTTGTACTCCTACAATGAAAACATTAGACAAGGCataataagttaaaaaaaaaagggaaagatgGATGAATTTAGTAAAAGGGGCAAAAATTACCTTAAGAGTGCTTCTATGGGGGATCAAACCTTGGAGCCCTTGGAAATAGCTTCAATGGGATACCACTAGGCTATGTAAGTTTTGTGTGAAAAAATAAATCCAAGCCTTGAGGTATTTATAAGGAGAGTCAAGACTTCCTAGCCTTTAGATCAAGTCTAgggtgaatggtggagatcaaagATACTCACAACCTTGGGTTCCGCACTTGGGAATGGTTGGATGTCATTCAATCTTAAGGACGCACTTGGATCACCACCAAATCTAGTTGGATTTTGTGTTTCTTTATGAACTAGAAAGAAACACACCATCAAGGTGCATTTCGTGCTTCTTCATTCACCACATGTTATCACCCAAAAGGAGAGCCTTCCATGCCTCTTTAAGGAAGACGAAACACGGGTGCCATACATATCACACGAAGAACATATGAAAGAGTCTGcgaacacacttaaaagtgtgcTCATAGACTCAAGGGCAAGTGTGAATGTAGGGAAATTGCTAAAGGTGCAAGGCACCTGGGGAGgagggcctcgcatagtgaggctcgACATGTCGTGAGCAAAGGTAAAGAAAGGTGCAAGGCGCCTGGGGAGGAGATCCTTGtgtagcgatgcccaacatgttgTATGCCAAACATGTGTCAAGTCCCTTCCACCAAAGATGAGAAGCCTCCGAGGATgagggccttgctatgcgaggtcCAACTCGCCTACGCCTTGTGCACCTCCAGGTGCCTTGCGGAGCCCTAGAACCTCGCACACCTCGCGGAGCCCCAACGCCTCGCCATGTTGCTCCGGATGTGGTGACGCCACCCATGTGCTGAAGACACCGTCCGTGTGTGAGACATGCAAGGGCCTTGTTGCCCTGATGTTGGGGCATGGAGGAGAACCTTGCATAGTGAGGGAGGGCCTTGTATAGCGAGGCCAGGCTAGGCTTGCTTCGGATGCGGTGATGTCGCCCATGTGTGAGGCCATGTGCCGAGGACACTTCGCCCATGCACAAGACCATGCAAGGGCCTTGTTGCCCTGATGTCAGGACATGGAGGAGAGCCTCGATTAGTGAGGGCTTTATTACCTCATCACGTACTATTTGTGCCAAAATATTAGAAATATATGAGAGAAGATATATTTTGGAAATGTGAGAAGGACCATTAGGTACGAGGCACGTGAACAAGTGCAAGGTGTACGACCCTGAGGGAGGCAAAGACATGATTCTGACATCAGTATccaacaagtagtggtggtacgaattagTACGAGAAGTGGTGGCATGTTCTGCGTACCTCTCTCCATGTATCAACAATCGACACCACAACCCTCTGCTCCACCACAGCCCGTGCCACTATCCTGGCAATGTACTAGTGTATTAttttgtccccagggaccaccatgtatcaggggctattagagcccagctataaatagaccttcacccctcaGACTagagggttggaaaattctttggaTACTCAGGCAATTAACCAATATACGACTTTTTGCTCCATTGTGGTTCTGcacttttcttcttcaagttctttctattttctttctACTTAGTTTTTAGAATACACTTAGAGTTTTCTGatcttatatcgttgacgagttttcACTATCAACaagtatattttatattttaataatattgCAATTTGAATTTGTTTAGGGGATGATATgaattgttttatatttaatatttacatTTGGTAATTAAGCAGCTGTgtgtcttattttttttattaatgactttattttgaagattttttttaaaaaaaatacgcCCACCCTTTAATCAAATTCTGGATACGCTAACGAGCGTCTCTATTTTTGGTACATGAAGAAATTAtaacatttttttatatgatgatataCTTTATAGTTATAGTAAGTATCCTatcaattttcaagaaattttgaataatttatgatgTTGAAATACAGAGTTCTAAATAGTCAGTTGTACGCGGATAAAAAAACTAGCATATATGCAACTGACTATTTGAATCATGGTTTTGGAACTGTAAATTATTCTGAATTTCTTGAAAACTGGTGAGATGActgctataactacaatgtacactgcCATATAACAAAATTTGGGTTATAAATTCTCCACATGTTGAAAATAGTTTTGCTTCTATTGATACATGCAAACTTAAATTATTCGAAGTTTCTCGAAAACAGGGTTCAAATAGTTAGTTGCACGTGTgcttcatttatttttttatacgCGTGCAACTGACTATTTTGAACTATGTTTCCAACatcgtaaattatttagaatttatcaaaaactAGTGGGATGACGCATCTCCAACTACACTAGCTAAAtcctattattttttttaagctaAAATAGCTAAAAAGTaacttattttgtatttttttatcaCTCCAAAAAGCTAGCTAGGGTGAGGTCTCTGGTTCAAGTCTAGGATAGCCTAGCTGCACCAAAGAAGATAATAGAAGAAGCATTTGACTCCTTCATGCATGCTCTACTTGGCTCGGGGTGATATAACTCAGTTGGTAGAGCTCTGCTCTTGCAATTGGATCGTTGCGATTATGGGTTGGGTGTCTAATTGTCCAGTgacttattttgtattttttatcaCTCCAAAATGTTAGctatattttagtcattttaacttttttttttactatgcAAATATAGGGAACCTCTATAACTAGCTAaactatattttattattatattatcatcattattaatatttgattattattttaataatatgtaTTTATGGAACCAAAGTATGTttcataaacataaaaaaaatattaagtgtGATTGAAGTTGTTAATTAAAAGGTGACTCCTAAAAtatctttttggcaattttaacTAAAAAATAGAGAAACTAGTGGAATTTGATATTATAACTATAATGTTAACTGTGATATAaagaattaaattataatttctttaaataccaaaattaaatttGCTCCAGTTCGATGACAAAAAATAATACCTCTCTACATAAGAATCCCCCTGTATATTTTTTTGTACGTTTACAATTTTAACACTGATGCGTGCTTCCTTTAAGAATTCCACTAGTGTTGTATTATTGTATAGCTAACCTGAAGCCAAAAATTCCCAACCACAAACAAAACCTCCAAAATCCAAAAGCAAAACCTATaaatgtaatataaatataaatagatTATTTACCACGTCACTACTTCACTTTCCAAATCCGCTCAGCCTTTCCTTTTACTCACTAGCTCGCTCTTATCTTCCAATAAGAAGCAATGCTCTTACGTGGCACAATCCTACAGACTCTCACCTCCACCGTACTCCGCCTCAGAACCACCACCTCTTCTTCTCTTCCCCAAATCGTCGCCGTCTCAGCCCAACCCCAGTCCCAGAAGAACTACTCCATCTCCGACAAGGACCTCCAGTCCCGAGGATTCATCCTCCGCCGCACGCCGGACGATCTCAACCTGGACCACCTCAACAAGGTCTTCGTCGCCGTCGGCTTCCCGAAGCGCGATACGGATAAGATCCGAATCGCCCTCGACAACACCGACGCACTACTCTGGATCGAGTACGAGAAGACGCAGCGCCCCGTCGCCTTCGCCAGGGCCACCGGAGACGGTGTGTTCAACTCCATCATTTGGGACGTGGTCGTCGACCCTTCGTTCCAGGGAATCGGGCTGGGTAAGGCCGTGGTGGAGCGACTGGTGGAGGAGCTCTTAGAGAAGGGAATTACGAATATCGCTCTGTATTCGGAGTCCCGAGTTTTAGGGTTTTACAAACCGATGGGTTTCGTCGCAGATCCGGATGGGATCCGCGGAATGGTGTATTCCAGAAAAAACAAAAAGAAgtaaattaaatcaaatttctttcattgatttttatgtttttatttaattattgttcCAAAAAATGAAAAGCATTTGAGTTAGAtcccaataataaaaaaaaaaaccgacTCCGATCCGAGGTACATGAAAAGAGCAAAAATACATGTGAATAGAAAGTAGTGTTGACTTAAGAAACGTCCTTGGCGTTTTGGAGAAAAGCCGCAGAACACAGAATGAAAGCAATGAAAGCGAAAATACCCAAACCAAGTACGAGGGAAAACCCAGCTAACATCATATCCATCACACCCTGCACACTCAGTCCCATCATCCAAACCATTTTCTTTTCCTTCTGATTCTGATTATTGTTGCAGATCCAATCCAACCTTAGAATTCTTCAACAGATCAAAGGTAGATTTTGATTGTAAGAAAGGTGAGAGGTGTCAAATTGGGATTTTGGATAATGGGGTTTTTCTTTACCGGGCAGTGTGCTTAGGATTAGGGATGATGATTACACGTGGCTTTCCACCTCCACCCAATATTTACGAGTGATTGCATGTGGCCCAATTATAGCTTCACCACGGAGCATGTCTGTTGTGGGCTGATGGGCTGTACATGTGGTCGGCGTCTGGCGGTGGATGGATTGGGCCTATcttgattttggaaaaatatgGTAAATTTAAACTTAGGTTATATAAATATAgacagaaatatatatatatggaaatttttaatagttaatatataaaaatatacctTAATCATATTCTTAACTTCTctaaacttaatttttttaaaatatactttTTTATCCATGAAATTTCATGCCACCAATATatccttttttttaatattttataggTTTTTGTCTcccatatttttataatattattgttgttttcccataattttttatggtaactagttattAGTGTtgaattagttattttaaaaattaatgtgaTAGTAACCGGATCACTataaattttttagtttattggTAATATGGAGATAACTAGTTACCACTAtggaattaatttttaaaaagtaTTTTGATAATGGTAACAGATTATTAATGtggaattaattattttaaaaattaatgtagtAGTAACAGGTTACCATAAAAAAAGTGGataaaaaaactcataaaaatgGAAAAAACCATAAAACTACACAAAGTTAAAaaccccatatatatatatatcaatcttGTAATTTTCACTTTATTCTTCTTTGCTCATTTTATTTGTCATAAAATTTGTATGCTTGTTTGTTGTCGAACCTGTAATGTCCATAGATAAAGGTGTTTTTTCTTCTCGaatttgtaattaatttttaaacATTTGGCCATATGTTTAAATTACTATCTATACTTTGGAGTAATATGCTCcaataaataatatataacaGAACTCGTGCACAACAAGTTTAATTAGTATCAAACACGTACCATACATAGAAGACCACTTGATGAGAAGAGATACTATATTATACAATATTAACTATAGACAAAAGGAGTCATTCATGTTTAGTTAAATTGCGTGTAGTCAAACAATTACTTGTTTATAAGAAAGAGACAGCTTCACGCGCTGCATGTGCCTCTC
It includes:
- the LOC133822833 gene encoding GCN5-related N-acetyltransferase 1, chloroplastic, with the protein product MLLRGTILQTLTSTVLRLRTTTSSSLPQIVAVSAQPQSQKNYSISDKDLQSRGFILRRTPDDLNLDHLNKVFVAVGFPKRDTDKIRIALDNTDALLWIEYEKTQRPVAFARATGDGVFNSIIWDVVVDPSFQGIGLGKAVVERLVEELLEKGITNIALYSESRVLGFYKPMGFVADPDGIRGMVYSRKNKKK
- the LOC133822834 gene encoding uncharacterized protein LOC133822834 gives rise to the protein MVWMMGLSVQGVMDMMLAGFSLVLGLGIFAFIAFILCSAAFLQNAKDVS